A portion of the Anoxybacillus gonensis genome contains these proteins:
- a CDS encoding Gfo/Idh/MocA family protein, producing MIRFATIGTNWITEAFIRAAKQVSSFHLQAVYSRQKETADAFAEKTGAAQTFTDLHKLAASDDIDAVYIASPNAFHAEQAMILMNHGKHVICEKPLASNVKEVEAMIETARKNDVVLMEAMKTTCLPNFQAIQHHLPKIGRIRRYVASYCQYSSRYDAFKQGTIANAFHPAFSSGALMDLGVYCLYPLVVLFGEPKSIQAHSVRLSSGVDGEGSIILDYGDMDAVVMYSKIANSYTPAEIQGEEGTIVIDTIHTPTRVHIHYRNGQSEEISVPQPHEPMYYEALEFMTLIERGEKESTINSHTHSLVTMKIMEEARKQTGIVFPTDE from the coding sequence ATGATTCGCTTTGCGACAATCGGAACAAACTGGATTACAGAGGCGTTTATTCGCGCCGCCAAACAAGTCTCATCTTTTCATTTACAAGCTGTATATTCTCGCCAAAAAGAAACGGCGGATGCTTTCGCCGAAAAAACAGGCGCTGCACAAACGTTTACTGATTTACACAAACTTGCCGCAAGCGACGATATTGATGCCGTATATATCGCAAGCCCAAACGCTTTTCATGCTGAACAAGCGATGATACTGATGAATCATGGAAAACATGTTATATGTGAAAAGCCGCTCGCTTCTAACGTCAAAGAAGTAGAAGCGATGATCGAAACAGCAAGAAAAAACGATGTCGTGCTGATGGAAGCGATGAAAACAACGTGCTTGCCGAACTTTCAAGCGATTCAACATCATTTGCCGAAAATCGGGCGCATCCGTCGTTACGTCGCAAGTTATTGCCAATACTCTTCGCGCTACGATGCGTTTAAACAAGGAACGATCGCCAACGCCTTTCATCCTGCCTTTTCAAGTGGCGCATTAATGGATCTTGGCGTGTATTGTTTATACCCGCTCGTTGTGTTATTTGGTGAACCGAAGTCGATTCAAGCGCATAGCGTTCGCTTATCGTCCGGCGTGGATGGTGAAGGAAGCATCATACTCGATTACGGTGATATGGATGCGGTTGTTATGTATTCTAAAATCGCAAACTCTTATACTCCTGCCGAAATTCAAGGGGAAGAAGGAACGATCGTCATCGACACGATCCATACGCCAACGCGCGTACATATTCATTACCGCAACGGACAAAGCGAAGAAATAAGCGTTCCGCAACCGCATGAGCCAATGTACTACGAAGCGCTTGAATTTATGACGCTCATCGAACGAGGAGAAAAAGAATCAACAATCAATTCACACACTCACTCGCTTGTGACGATGAAAATTATGGAAGAAGCAAGAAAACAAACAGGCATCGTCTTTCCTACGGACGAATAA
- a CDS encoding VanZ family protein, with protein MTQTNRFIWWGLVFIWCGLIYYFTESPLFTGEQTAQWIRHWLNYFGIETNRPVSDGVLSWNFIVRKCAHMTVFGTFAFLVWRATASYRFAWLFTLFCAIFDEWHQSFQPKRTALFSDVIIDMIGATVVLWIVWKANKRA; from the coding sequence ATGACACAAACAAATCGCTTCATATGGTGGGGACTTGTGTTTATCTGGTGTGGGCTTATTTACTATTTTACAGAGTCTCCGCTGTTTACTGGAGAGCAAACGGCGCAATGGATTCGCCATTGGTTGAATTATTTTGGAATTGAAACGAACCGTCCTGTGAGTGACGGGGTGCTTTCGTGGAATTTCATCGTTCGCAAATGTGCGCATATGACGGTGTTTGGAACGTTTGCGTTTCTTGTATGGAGAGCAACAGCGTCTTATCGTTTCGCATGGTTATTCACACTTTTTTGTGCCATCTTTGACGAATGGCATCAATCTTTTCAGCCGAAACGAACGGCCTTATTCTCTGACGTTATCATCGATATGATTGGGGCAACGGTTGTTTTATGGATCGTTTGGAAAGCGAATAAGCGAGCATAG